The following are encoded in a window of Lagenorhynchus albirostris chromosome 3, mLagAlb1.1, whole genome shotgun sequence genomic DNA:
- the LOC132518049 gene encoding NADH dehydrogenase [ubiquinone] 1 beta subcomplex subunit 2, mitochondrial-like: MSALTHLAPLARVGGHFFRGRRARAAGGAGVRHAGGGVHIEPQYRQFPQLTRSQVIKAEFFSATMWFWILWRFGHDSDAVLGHFPYPDPSQWTDEELGILPDDED; the protein is encoded by the coding sequence ATGTCGGCTTTGACGCATCTAGCGCCTTTAGCGCGCGTTGGAGGCCACTTCTTCAGGGGCCGCCGCGCGCGGGCGGCTGGAGGCGCTGGAGTCCGTCATGCTGGTGGAGGTGTGCATATCGAGCCCCAGTACAGGCAGTTTCCCCAGCTGACCAGATCCCAGGTGATCAAGGCAGAGTTCTTCAGTGCAACCATGTGGTTCTGGATTCTCTGGCGCTTTGGGCATGACTCAGATGCCGTGCTGGGCCACTTTCCATATCCAGATCCTTCCCAGTGGACGGATGAAGAATTAGGTATCCTTCCTGATGATGAAGACTGA